The following are encoded in a window of bacterium SCSIO 12643 genomic DNA:
- the hsdR gene encoding type I restriction-modification system endonuclease — protein MSQSNFKYLEKEFSLLYNIGLTAEYNLYQDPVTTLFKLRLFGEKLTDKIYEEHYLEFPYDSSFHNKLKTLQYENLLPDRVRDLLFTIKNKGNVAVHDSKGSVDDAKTALFSAFKVAKWFYSTYAKELTDISTIRFSLPENLDARHALAMVEKEYKILEEKFTELLQQREIKEEPAAQRKAVITRSESAARNIDMSEAETRVLIDEQLINAGWEANTAELNYKTNKTRPQKGKMMAIAEWPMQNKWADYALFIGKELYGIVEAKKYANDISTDLTQAKVYASLAEAKNDAQLIGEWDKYKVPFLFATNGRPYLEQIKTKSGIWFLDIRNNRNRARPLRGWFSPEGLKELLEQDLAASNKQLEDSDISYLKNKNGLGLRDYQIQAIQAVEQKIATQPDDRKALLAMATGTGKTRTIMGLCYRLIKANRFRRILFLVDRTLLATQAIGSFKDNKIEDLNTFSETYKVEGLKEIIPDLETRLHFATVQGMVKRLFYSEEGESKLSIDTYDCIIVDEAHRGYLQDKEMDDEELNFKNQKDYVSKYRMVLDYFDAYAVGLTATPALHTSQIFGHPVFTYSYREAVIDGFLIDHDPPYIIKTKLSEEGIVWEKGAKPKVYDQETNSIVEMDAIEDELSIDISGFNKMVITEPFNRTVVKQLVQELDPEGEEKSLIFAARDEHADLIVEYLKEEFENIGVDVPDEAIVKITGKSYDPQGLLTQFKNEKYPNIAVTVDLLTTGVDVPAISNLVFLRRIKSRILYEQMLGRATRRCDDIGKEVFRIFDAVRVYETLEDYTSMKPVSPNPSTTFTQLAEEMELIESNERARKQLEQIIAKLQRKRKKLSTEDEERFRYNAEGKDPDSFIDMLKDHVANESPAQVMQYAQLWKFLDEYKSAPALLYWAEQKDEYLTTERGYGKGEKPEDYLDSFSVFIKQNLNKIAALQIICRRPKELDRQSLKELKMLLDENGFNARTLNTAWKASKNEDIAADIISYIRTLAMGNALVNHEDRISNAVSQVRSMRSWNKIQLKWIDRFEKQLLQENIIQPGDLDTNPFQEAGGFKRLNKIFDNQLDEVLNTINDNLYPQIA, from the coding sequence ATGAGCCAATCTAACTTTAAATACTTAGAAAAAGAGTTTTCCCTATTGTACAATATTGGACTCACTGCCGAATACAATTTGTATCAAGATCCGGTGACTACTTTGTTTAAACTACGCTTGTTTGGTGAGAAGCTAACCGATAAAATTTATGAAGAGCATTACCTAGAGTTTCCCTACGATAGTTCGTTTCATAATAAATTGAAAACACTTCAGTACGAAAACTTACTTCCTGATAGAGTAAGAGATTTACTGTTTACCATCAAGAATAAAGGTAATGTAGCCGTACACGATTCAAAGGGAAGTGTGGATGATGCTAAAACCGCCTTGTTTTCTGCCTTTAAAGTAGCTAAATGGTTTTATAGTACCTATGCCAAAGAGCTTACAGATATTTCAACGATACGATTCTCTTTACCAGAAAACCTAGATGCACGACACGCATTGGCTATGGTAGAAAAGGAATACAAAATTCTGGAAGAAAAGTTTACGGAGTTATTGCAACAGCGTGAAATTAAAGAAGAACCTGCTGCCCAGCGTAAAGCGGTTATTACACGTTCTGAATCGGCTGCGCGAAATATTGATATGAGCGAGGCCGAAACGCGCGTACTTATTGATGAACAATTAATAAATGCAGGGTGGGAGGCGAATACCGCTGAATTAAATTATAAAACGAACAAAACTCGTCCGCAAAAAGGCAAAATGATGGCTATTGCCGAATGGCCAATGCAAAACAAATGGGCCGATTATGCTTTATTTATTGGGAAGGAACTATACGGTATTGTTGAGGCAAAAAAATATGCCAACGACATTTCTACCGACTTGACTCAAGCCAAGGTGTATGCCTCTTTAGCAGAAGCCAAGAACGATGCGCAATTAATTGGCGAATGGGATAAGTACAAAGTACCATTTTTATTTGCTACCAACGGGCGACCGTATTTAGAACAAATCAAAACCAAAAGCGGTATTTGGTTTTTAGATATCCGTAATAACCGCAATAGAGCAAGGCCTTTAAGAGGCTGGTTTTCGCCCGAAGGGCTCAAAGAATTATTAGAACAAGATTTGGCGGCTTCTAACAAGCAATTAGAAGATTCGGATATTAGTTATTTAAAAAATAAAAATGGTCTTGGGTTACGCGATTATCAAATTCAAGCCATTCAGGCAGTAGAGCAAAAAATTGCCACTCAACCCGATGACCGAAAAGCCTTACTGGCTATGGCTACGGGTACGGGTAAAACTCGAACCATTATGGGGTTGTGTTACCGCTTAATTAAAGCCAATAGGTTTCGTAGAATTCTATTTTTAGTAGATCGTACGCTGTTAGCCACTCAGGCCATTGGTTCGTTTAAAGATAATAAGATAGAAGACCTCAACACCTTCTCTGAAACGTACAAGGTAGAAGGACTTAAAGAAATTATTCCTGATTTAGAAACACGCTTGCATTTTGCTACAGTTCAGGGTATGGTTAAGCGCTTGTTTTACTCCGAAGAAGGAGAAAGCAAATTGTCTATTGATACCTACGATTGCATTATTGTAGACGAGGCCCATCGTGGGTACTTGCAAGATAAGGAAATGGATGATGAAGAACTCAACTTCAAAAACCAAAAAGACTATGTAAGCAAATACCGTATGGTATTAGATTACTTTGATGCGTATGCCGTGGGTTTAACGGCTACTCCGGCACTGCATACATCTCAAATTTTTGGGCATCCGGTGTTTACCTATTCGTATAGAGAAGCGGTGATTGATGGTTTTTTAATTGACCACGATCCTCCATACATTATTAAAACCAAACTCAGTGAAGAAGGTATTGTATGGGAAAAAGGAGCAAAGCCTAAGGTATACGATCAAGAAACCAATTCTATTGTAGAGATGGATGCTATTGAAGATGAATTAAGCATTGATATTTCTGGGTTTAATAAAATGGTGATTACCGAACCGTTTAACCGAACGGTGGTAAAGCAACTTGTGCAGGAGCTAGACCCAGAGGGCGAAGAAAAATCGTTGATTTTTGCGGCACGCGATGAACATGCCGATTTAATTGTAGAATACCTCAAAGAGGAATTTGAAAATATTGGCGTAGATGTACCTGATGAAGCCATTGTGAAAATTACTGGTAAATCTTACGATCCGCAGGGGTTGTTAACGCAATTCAAAAACGAAAAATACCCCAACATTGCTGTTACGGTTGATTTATTGACCACTGGTGTAGATGTGCCAGCCATTAGTAATTTGGTGTTTTTGCGCAGAATAAAATCACGGATTTTGTATGAGCAAATGCTGGGTAGAGCTACCCGTAGATGCGATGACATAGGCAAAGAAGTATTTAGAATTTTTGATGCGGTTAGAGTATATGAAACCTTAGAAGATTACACCTCTATGAAACCGGTTTCTCCCAACCCGTCTACCACGTTTACCCAGTTGGCCGAAGAAATGGAGTTGATTGAATCTAACGAACGTGCGCGTAAGCAATTGGAGCAAATTATTGCCAAGTTGCAACGTAAACGTAAAAAGCTAAGTACCGAAGATGAAGAGCGCTTTAGATATAATGCCGAAGGAAAAGATCCAGATAGTTTCATTGATATGCTTAAGGACCATGTAGCCAATGAATCGCCTGCGCAGGTTATGCAATATGCGCAGTTATGGAAATTTTTAGACGAATATAAATCAGCTCCTGCGTTGCTGTATTGGGCGGAACAAAAGGATGAATACCTCACCACCGAACGAGGGTATGGGAAAGGGGAAAAACCAGAAGATTACCTAGATAGTTTTAGTGTGTTCATAAAACAAAACCTCAATAAAATTGCTGCGTTACAAATTATTTGTAGGCGCCCCAAAGAGTTGGATAGACAGAGTTTGAAAGAACTCAAAATGCTGTTGGATGAAAATGGATTTAATGCCCGTACGTTAAACACCGCTTGGAAGGCTTCTAAAAACGAGGATATTGCGGCTGATATTATTTCGTATATCCGTACCCTGGCTATGGGTAATGCCTTGGTAAATCATGAAGATAGAATTTCAAATGCGGTGTCCCAGGTGCGTAGTATGCGTTCTTGGAACAAAATTCAACTGAAATGGATAGACCGTTTTGAAAAGCAATTACTCCAAGAAAACATTATTCAACCCGGTGATTTAGATACCAATCCTTTTCAAGAGGCGGGCGGGTTTAAACGCCTAAATAAAATATTTGATAACCAATTAGATGAGGTGTTAAACACCATTAACGATAATTTATATCCACAAATAGCTTAA
- a CDS encoding N-6 DNA methylase — MSAEEISNKLWNLCNVLRDDGVTYHQYLNELTYILFLKLSDVKNFTDQIPQEYQWETLKAIKDNKQLFDTYRDMLANISAKSNNATIKEIYTNASTTLRKPVNLRTLVTQIDLIDWYEEQERDTMGQIYEDLLEKNANEKKSGAGQYFTPRPLIEVMIELMAPKLGQTWNDPACGTFGFMISLDQYLKDRYDYVFDTNEKERDFQINKALSGVELVQDAHRLALMNAKLHGLDSQIYLNDTLTEYGKTLKGFDGVLANPPFGTKKGGEKPTRDDLTFLSSNKQLNFLQHIYRSLHKKGTAQAAVVLPDNVLFEDGDGQRIRKDLLDKCNLHTILRLPTGIFYAAGVKTNVLFFTRGKTETGNTKNIWYYDMRTNAPSYGKRTPFTRKAFADFITAYTGGLTADAVKMAYDGTIDEQKRAAIKDERWQSISREEIAKKNDSLDLGLIADDSITKVEDIGEPMDIAKEALTALDAITQELNAIIKELA; from the coding sequence ATGAGCGCGGAAGAAATATCAAATAAACTGTGGAACTTGTGTAACGTTTTGCGTGATGATGGCGTAACCTATCACCAGTATTTAAATGAGTTAACTTACATTTTATTTTTAAAACTATCTGATGTAAAAAACTTTACGGATCAAATACCGCAAGAGTACCAATGGGAAACCTTAAAGGCCATTAAAGATAATAAGCAGCTTTTTGATACGTACCGCGATATGTTGGCAAATATTAGTGCTAAATCTAACAATGCTACCATTAAAGAAATTTACACCAATGCGTCTACTACATTACGTAAGCCAGTAAATCTTCGCACATTGGTTACCCAAATAGATTTAATTGATTGGTACGAAGAGCAAGAGCGCGATACCATGGGGCAGATTTATGAAGATCTGTTAGAAAAAAATGCCAACGAAAAGAAAAGTGGTGCTGGGCAGTACTTTACACCACGCCCGCTTATTGAGGTAATGATTGAACTAATGGCGCCTAAATTGGGGCAAACATGGAACGATCCTGCGTGCGGAACTTTTGGGTTTATGATATCGTTAGATCAGTATTTAAAAGACCGTTACGATTACGTGTTTGATACCAATGAAAAAGAACGCGATTTCCAAATTAATAAAGCCCTAAGCGGTGTGGAGTTGGTGCAAGATGCCCACCGTTTGGCATTAATGAATGCCAAACTGCACGGGTTAGATAGCCAAATATATTTGAACGATACGCTTACCGAGTATGGAAAAACCTTAAAAGGATTTGATGGCGTATTGGCCAACCCACCTTTTGGAACCAAAAAAGGAGGCGAAAAACCTACGCGCGATGATTTAACATTTTTGAGCAGCAATAAACAGCTCAATTTTTTACAACACATTTACCGTTCGTTGCATAAAAAAGGTACGGCACAAGCCGCTGTGGTATTACCCGATAACGTATTGTTTGAAGATGGCGATGGGCAGCGTATCCGTAAAGATTTACTAGATAAATGTAACCTCCATACCATATTACGTTTACCTACAGGTATTTTTTATGCGGCTGGTGTAAAAACCAATGTGTTGTTTTTTACCCGTGGCAAAACCGAAACGGGTAACACCAAAAACATTTGGTATTACGATATGCGCACCAACGCCCCTAGTTATGGTAAGCGTACCCCATTTACGCGTAAAGCCTTTGCCGATTTTATTACCGCTTATACAGGTGGCCTAACGGCCGATGCCGTAAAAATGGCATACGATGGCACCATTGACGAACAAAAACGGGCAGCCATTAAAGACGAACGTTGGCAGAGCATTAGCCGAGAAGAAATTGCTAAAAAGAATGATTCTTTAGATTTAGGCTTAATAGCCGATGACAGCATTACCAAAGTAGAAGACATTGGCGAACCAATGGATATTGCCAAAGAAGCTTTAACAGCATTGGATGCTATTACCCAAGAGTTGAACGCAATTATTAAAGAGTTGGCCTAA
- a CDS encoding restriction endonuclease subunit S — MEKLPKNWIETSLGYISEWSSGGTPKRNNAAYYNGHIPWIKTGDLNNGLIETVSEYITEEGLNNSSAKVFPKGSVAIAMYGATIGKTGLFGMDAATNQACGVAQPYLGMNKFLHYYLKSEKQAFIDKGKGGAQPNISQTVLKAHKIGLPPLAEQQRIVAKLDGLFGHLEQVKTRLDKVPQLLKNFRQAILTQAVTGKLTEEWRKGKELDEAYFYDIEKSHLSKTKPVKVRGKKGFNEELGLFEIPKNWRWISNYKLTVDGGNSICAGPFGTIFKAKDFRTEGIPIIFLRHVKPEGFNQRKPNYMDPTVWKEYHQEYSIYGGELLITKLGDPPGDATIFPSDFGVAMLTPDVMKADYNPELFNVKYASYYFNSNVCKDIISDVSFGMTRLRIDLTMFKSFPIPVPSIQEQTEIVRRVEQLFAKADKIEAAYTHLKQKVDNLPQAILAKAFKGELVEQLPTDGDAKELLSKIAALKAEAVKGKKKGRKK; from the coding sequence ATGGAGAAGTTACCGAAGAATTGGATTGAGACCTCATTGGGTTATATTTCAGAATGGTCATCTGGAGGAACACCAAAAAGGAATAATGCAGCTTACTATAATGGACACATTCCATGGATTAAAACTGGAGATTTAAATAATGGACTTATAGAAACTGTTTCAGAGTATATAACTGAAGAAGGGTTGAATAATTCAAGCGCAAAGGTTTTCCCAAAGGGTTCAGTTGCCATAGCTATGTATGGAGCAACCATTGGTAAAACAGGGTTGTTTGGTATGGATGCTGCGACAAATCAAGCTTGTGGAGTGGCGCAGCCATATTTAGGAATGAATAAGTTTCTACATTACTACCTAAAGTCTGAAAAACAAGCATTTATTGATAAGGGGAAAGGAGGGGCCCAACCGAACATATCTCAAACTGTTTTGAAGGCCCATAAAATTGGGTTACCCCCGCTTGCAGAGCAACAACGCATTGTAGCCAAGTTAGATGGTTTATTTGGGCATTTGGAGCAGGTGAAAACCCGTTTGGATAAAGTGCCTCAATTGCTTAAAAACTTCCGCCAAGCCATCCTTACCCAAGCAGTAACCGGTAAGTTAACGGAGGAGTGGCGTAAAGGGAAGGAGTTGGATGAAGCGTATTTTTACGATATTGAAAAATCACATCTGAGTAAAACGAAGCCAGTTAAGGTAAGAGGGAAAAAAGGTTTTAATGAAGAGTTAGGCCTATTTGAGATACCAAAAAATTGGAGGTGGATATCAAATTATAAATTGACTGTTGATGGAGGAAACTCTATTTGTGCGGGACCTTTTGGGACAATTTTTAAAGCTAAAGATTTTAGAACCGAAGGTATTCCAATAATTTTTTTAAGACACGTAAAGCCTGAAGGGTTTAACCAAAGGAAACCAAACTATATGGATCCGACAGTATGGAAAGAATATCATCAGGAATATTCAATATATGGTGGAGAGTTATTGATAACTAAGCTTGGGGATCCACCTGGAGATGCAACCATTTTTCCATCTGATTTTGGTGTTGCAATGTTAACACCGGATGTAATGAAGGCTGATTACAATCCCGAATTATTTAATGTAAAATATGCGTCATACTACTTTAATTCAAATGTATGTAAGGACATCATTTCAGATGTCTCTTTTGGTATGACTCGATTAAGAATTGATTTAACCATGTTTAAATCTTTTCCTATACCAGTTCCTTCGATTCAAGAACAAACCGAAATCGTTCGCAGGGTAGAGCAGTTATTTGCCAAGGCAGATAAAATAGAAGCGGCTTATACTCATTTAAAACAAAAAGTAGATAATTTACCCCAAGCCATACTAGCTAAGGCCTTTAAAGGAGAGTTGGTAGAGCAGTTACCTACAGACGGTGATGCTAAGGAGTTATTATCGAAGATTGCGGCTTTGAAAGCAGAGGCTGTTAAGGGTAAAAAGAAGGGGAGGAAGAAATAA